A genomic window from Salvia miltiorrhiza cultivar Shanhuang (shh) chromosome 5, IMPLAD_Smil_shh, whole genome shotgun sequence includes:
- the LOC131024351 gene encoding uncharacterized protein LOC131024351, with the protein MFLEKECGGVPLYYSVLGVASDASDQEIRRAYRELAMQWHPDKWTRTPSLVGEAKQKFQQIQEAYSVLSDRSKRMLYDAGLYSCEDDEDEVEGFADFLGEMVSLMKDVREEEKNYSISEVQSMFWEMARDFEMADLDNSVHQQNAYDSQWPCGQWSLYQSGDVANSWWEASMTPQQQGNPQFGSFDTFGAHNLCR; encoded by the exons ATGTTTTTGGAGAAGGAATGCGGTGGAGTTCCGCTATATTACAGCGTTCTTGGCGTCGCTTCGGACGCTTCGGATCAAGAAATTCGACGAGCTTATCGTGAGCTTGCTATG CAATGGCATCCCGATAAATGGACCAGAACCCCTTCTCTTGTTGGCGAGGCCAAACAGAAATTTCAGCAAATTCAAGAAGCTTATTCAG TGTTATCAGACAGAAGTAAGAGGATGCTATATGATGCAGGGCTGTACAGTTGTGAAGATGATGAGGATGAGGTTGAG GGATTCGCTGATTTTCTTGGTGAAATGGTTTCTCTCATGAAAGATGTCAGGGAAGAG GAAAAGAATTACAGCATTAGTGAAGTGCAGAGCATGTTTTGGGAGATGGCACGAGATTTCGAGATGGCCGACTTGGATAACTCGGTGCACCAACAAAACGCGTATGATTCGCAGTGGCCTTGTGGGCAGTGGAGTCTATATCAGTCTGGAGATGTGGCTAACAGTTGGTGGGAAGCAAGCATGACACCGCAGCAGCAGGGGAATCCGCAGTTTGGCAGCTTCGACACTTTTGGCGCACACAACTTGTGCAGATGA